A window from uncultured Desulfobacter sp. encodes these proteins:
- a CDS encoding sigma-54 dependent transcriptional regulator has protein sequence MAKILIIDDDDQLRLSFSKLLTEEDYDVVSAASGEAGLEIVDTTPLDLVILDVRLPGMNGLETFKEIKKRDATLPTIIVTAFGTTDTAIEATKAGAFDYLLKPFDIPEMLKLITQAIDAGYCMRTPVHVDAEPATYSPDAIVGQSPGMQKVYKTIGRVAQTDATVLIQGESGTGKELVSRAVYQHGIRSDKNFSIINCVAIPENLLESELFGFEKGAFTGATRRHIGKIEQADGGTVFLDEIGDMPISIQAKILRLLQERCIERLGGEETIPVDVRIIAATNRDLKAAIAQGLFREDLYFRLKVVTIELPPLRERIEDIQPLTAHYLERFSHELKIDNPGIREEALDLLKRYEWPGNVRELANLIHKALIFNRGNPLSVNDLSQIIRKQETAGDISQDANQEEAIRQWVHTCLAHPSNDHSFEFFSDTICAMAVEEALKLSNGNRSQAARLLDISRPTLHAKIDKYGINTISSTQVIR, from the coding sequence ATGGCAAAAATTCTGATCATTGATGATGATGACCAACTGAGACTCAGTTTTTCAAAACTGCTCACCGAAGAGGATTATGACGTGGTGTCTGCGGCGTCCGGAGAAGCAGGGCTTGAGATTGTCGACACAACGCCTCTGGACCTGGTGATTCTGGATGTCCGGTTGCCGGGCATGAACGGACTTGAAACCTTTAAAGAGATAAAAAAGCGAGATGCCACCCTGCCGACCATTATTGTGACGGCCTTCGGCACCACGGATACCGCCATCGAAGCCACCAAGGCAGGCGCCTTTGACTATCTGCTCAAACCCTTTGACATCCCTGAAATGCTCAAGCTGATCACCCAGGCCATTGATGCAGGCTATTGCATGCGCACCCCGGTGCATGTGGATGCCGAGCCCGCGACCTATTCCCCGGACGCCATTGTGGGCCAGAGCCCGGGCATGCAGAAGGTGTATAAAACCATAGGCCGTGTGGCCCAGACCGATGCCACGGTTCTGATCCAGGGTGAATCGGGCACCGGCAAGGAGCTGGTGTCCCGGGCCGTGTACCAGCACGGTATCCGGTCAGATAAAAATTTTTCCATCATCAACTGTGTGGCCATCCCTGAAAATCTTCTGGAAAGTGAATTATTCGGTTTTGAAAAAGGGGCTTTCACCGGGGCGACACGGCGGCATATCGGTAAAATTGAACAGGCGGACGGCGGCACAGTGTTCCTGGATGAAATCGGCGACATGCCCATCTCCATCCAGGCCAAAATTCTGAGGTTGCTCCAGGAAAGATGTATTGAAAGGCTGGGCGGCGAAGAGACAATTCCTGTGGACGTGCGCATCATTGCCGCAACCAACCGAGATCTGAAAGCGGCCATCGCCCAGGGGCTTTTCAGGGAAGACCTCTATTTTCGCCTCAAGGTCGTCACCATAGAACTGCCGCCCCTCAGGGAACGTATAGAGGATATCCAGCCCCTGACCGCCCACTACCTGGAACGATTCTCCCATGAACTGAAAATTGATAACCCCGGCATCCGGGAAGAGGCCCTGGACCTCTTGAAAAGATATGAATGGCCCGGAAATGTCAGGGAACTTGCCAACCTGATCCACAAAGCCCTGATTTTTAACCGCGGCAATCCCCTGTCGGTCAATGATTTGAGCCAGATCATCCGAAAGCAGGAAACCGCCGGGGACATTTCCCAGGACGCAAACCAGGAAGAGGCCATACGCCAGTGGGTCCACACCTGCCTGGCGCACCCGTCCAATGATCACAGCTTTGAATTCTTTTCAGACACCATCTGCGCCATGGCCGTGGAAGAAGCCTTAAAACTTTCCAACGGCAACCGTTCCCAGGCAGCACGGCTGCTAGACATATCCCGCCCCACGTTGCATGCCAAAATAGACAAATACGGGATCAACACCATCTCCTCCACCCAGGTGATCCGCTAG